The genomic DNA GGCAAACATGAGCTGGCCGAGCAGCAACTGGCTGACTGGCAGCGCGTGTTCGGCGATGGACTGCACCTGGAACTGACCCGCACCGGCCGCGACGGCGAAGAAGCCTTCAACCAGTTCGCGCTGATGGCAGCGGGCCAGCGTGGCCTGCCGGTCATCGCCAGCAACGATGTGCGCTTCCTGCAACCGACCGATTTCAACGCGCACGAAGCGCGCGTGTGCATCGCCTCCGGTCGCGTGCTGGATGACCCCAAGCGCCCGCGGGACTACAGCGACCAGCAGTACCTGAAGTCGGCCGAGGAGATGTGCGCGCTGTTCGCCGACATCCCCGATGCCATCGACAATACGCGTGCGCTGGCAGAGCGCTGCAACATCGAGATGCGGCTGGGCACCTACTTCCTGCCCAACTACCCGGTGCCCGACGACGAGACGCTGGACAGCTGGATCCGCAGCGAGTCGCGCAAGGGCCTGGCACTGCGCCTGGAAAAGAACCCGGTCGCTGCCGGCATGACCGCGCAGGACTACAGCGAGCGCCTGGAATTCGAGCTGGATACCATCATCAAGATGGGCTTCCCCGGTTACTTCCTGATCGTGGCGGACTTCATTCAGTGGGGCAAGAACCAGGGCATCCCGATCGGGCCCGGCCGTGGTTCGGGTGCCGGTTCGCTGGTGGCATGGGCGCTGCAGATCACTGATCTGGATCCCCTGCCCTACAACCTGCTGTTCGAGCGCTTCCTCAACCCGGAACGCGTGTCGATGCCCGACTTCGACATCGACTTCTGCATGGACCGCCGCGACGAAGTCATCGACTACGTCGCGCGCAAGTACGGCCGCGAGCGGGTCAGCCAGATCATCACCTACGGCACCATGGCGGCCAAGGCCGTGGTGCGTGACTGCGGTCGCGTGCTGGGCTTCCCGTACGGACTGGTCGATGGTGTGGCCAAGCTGATTCCAAACATCCTCGGCATTTCACTGAAGGATGCGATGGGGGAAGGCAAGGACAGCGAGATGGCCTCGCCGGAACTCATCCAGCGCTACCAGAGCGAAGACGATGTCCGCGACCTGATCGATCTCGCACGCCAGCTGGAAGACCTGACCCGCAATGCCGGCAAGCATGCCGGTGGCGTGGTCATCGCCCCCGAACCACTGGCCGAGTTCTGCCCGCTGTTCGCCGAACACGATGAAAACGGCATCGGCCGCAACCCGGTCACGCAGTTCGACAAGAACGATGTGGAAGAAATCGGCCTGGTGAAGTTCGACTTCCTGGGCCTGCGCACGCTGACCATCATCGACTGGGCAGTGAAGGCGATCAACAAGCGCCACGAGCGCGCCGGCATTCCGCCGGTGGATATCGCCGCGCTGCCGCTGGATGATGCGGCGACCTACAAGGACATCTTCGCCTCCGGCAACACCGGCGCGGTGTTCCAGTTCGAATCCTCCGGCATGCGTCGCCTGCTGAAGGACGCCAAGCCCGATCGGTTCGAAGACCTGATCGCGCTGGTGTCGCTGTATCGCCCCGGCCCGATGGACCTCATTCCCTCCTTCGTCGACCGCAAACATGGGCGCGAGGATGTGGAGTATCCCGATCCGCGCACCGAACGCATCCTGCGCGACACCTACGGCATCATGGTGTATCAGGAGCAGGTGATGCAGATGGCGCAGATCGTCGGCGGCTACTCGCTGGGCGGCGCCGATCTGCTGCGTCGCGCGATGGGCAAGAAGGTGCCGGCCGAGATGGCCAAGCACCGTGAAATCTTCCGCGAGGGCGCGGCCAAGGACGGTGTAGGCGAAGCCAAGGCCGATGCGATCTTCGACCTGATGGAGAAGTTCGCCGGCTACGGCTTCAACAAGTCGCACGCTGCCGCCTACGCGCTGGTGAGTTACCAGACCGCGTGGCTGAAACGCCATTATCCCGCCGAGTTCATGGCCGCCACGCTGTCGTCGGACATGGACAATACCGAGAAGGTCGTCGGCTTCCTCGACGAGGTGCGCAACCTCGGCCTGACCGTGCTGCCGCCGAAGGTGAACCAGTCCGCCTACATGTTCGAGGCCGCCACGCCGGACACCATCCAGTACGGTCTGGGAGCAATCAAGGGCGTGGGCCAGGGCGCCTGCGAGGCCGTGGTCGATGAGCGCCTGCAGAAGGGCGCGTACACCAACCTGCTGGATTTCTGCACGCGCATCGGCTCGGCCAAGCTCAACCGGCGCACGCTGGAGGCGATGATCAACTGCGGTGCGCTGGACGAACTGGGCCGCAACCGCGCGTCGTTGATGCTGCAGCTACCGGAGGTGATCAAGGCCACCGAGCAGATGGCGCGCGAGCGTGCATCGGGTCAGAACTCGCTGTTCGGTGGACCGGACCCGAGTGCGCCGGCAATCCACCTGGAACTGCAGGAGACCGACGAATGGCCGCTGCTGCAGCGGCTCACCGGCGAGCGCGACACGCTGGGCTTCTATCTCAGCGGACATCCGTTCGACCCGCATCGCGACGATGTGCGTGACCTGGTCGGCACCGATCTGGGCGCCGTGGAAAAAATCTGGAGTGCCAACAGCGGCGGTGGTGGCGGTGAAAAGCGCTGGCGCCCGGAAGTACAGACGGTACTGGCCGGCCAGGTGGTTGGCGTGCGCCGCAAGGGTGAAAGCCAGATCTTCATCCAGCTGGAAGATGGTCGCGGCCGGGTGGAATGCAGTGCGTTCTCCGATGCGATGGCCGAGTTCGGCCACCTGATGACCAAGGACCGCATCCTGGTGGTCAAGGGCGGCCTGCGCGAAGACGAGTTCAATGGCGGCTTCGCCCTGCGCATCCGCCAGTGCTGGGATTTCGACGAGGTCTGTGCCAACTACGCCACCCGGCTTTCACTGCGGGTGGACCTGCGCCGTGAACGCCCCGTGTGGCAGCGCCTGAACGCACTGCTGGACCGGCATCGCCCCGGCCGTACGCCCCTGCGCCTGGACCTGCTGTTGAAGGACGAGGAAGGCTCGCTCGCGGGCATGCTGGACGTGGGCGGCGACAGCGCGGTGCGCATCGATTCCAAGCTGATCGACGCCCTGCGCGCGGACCCGGCGATCCGCACCCTGAAGGTGCGCTACAGCCCGCCCTGGGCGAGCTGACCAGACGACGGCGTACGGGGCATCTGCACGCATTCGGCTAAACTCCCCCTCTTCACTTCACACGACGGCTTCCGATGAATCCGAACTACCTCGACTTCGAGCAACCCATCGCCGACCTGGAAGCCAAGATCCAGGAACTGCGCAGCGCCAGTGCCGGTCCGGCGGTCAACGTCGAAGCCGAAGTGAATACCTTGCGCGACAAGCTGCGCGTGCGCACCGCGCAGATCTTCCGCAACCTGACCACCTGGCAGATCCTGCAGCTCGCCCGGCACCCGTCGCGTCCGTATACCGCGGACTACATCCGCCTGTTCTGCGACGAGTTCCAGGAACTGGCCGGTGACCGCGCGTTCGCCGATGACAAGGCGATCATGGGCGGCCTGGCCCGCATCGGCGGCCGTTCGGTGATGCTGATCGGTCACCAGAAGGGCCGTGACACCAAGGAAAAGATCAAGCGCAACTTCGGCATGCCCAAGCCGGAGGGCTACCGCAAGGCACTGCGCCTGATGAAGATGGCAGAGCGTTTCGGCCTGCCGGTGCTGACCCTGATCGACACCGCCGGCGCATGGCCGGGCATCGATGCCGAATCCCGTGGCCAGTCCGAAGCGATCGCCCGCAACCTGCTGGAGATGGCCGAGCTGAAAGTGCCGGTGATCTGCACGGTGATCGGCGAAGGCGGCTCCGGCGGCGCGTTGGCGCTGGGCGTAGGTGATCGGACGATCATGCTGGAATACAGCGTGTACTCGACCATCACGCCGGAAGGCTGCGCCTCGATCCTGTGGAAGGACGCAGGCAAGGCCAAGGAAGCCGCCGAGCAGCTGGGCATGACCGCGCCGCGGTTGAAGGGCCTGGGGTTGATCGACAAAGTGGTGCGCGAGCCCACCGGCGGCGCCCATCGCAACCCCAACCAGATGGCCAAGCGCCTGAAGGCCGTGCTGCTGAACGAGCTGGACGCCCTGCAGGCCCTGCCGACCGACGAACTGCTGGCCCGACGCTATACGCGTCTACGCAGCTACGGTACGTACGAAGCCGCGTAAACCGCGGCCGCGCTGCGCACTCGCCCAGCGTGGCTCGGCGCTACGGTCGCGGCCCGGACGGCAGCGCGCTGCACGTGCACGGGTAGCGCCGAGCCGTGCTCGGCGGCACTTCGTTCCGGCCCCCCCACACCTGACACAGACCGCGCTCCGCGCTCGCCGAGCGTGGCTCGGCGCTACCGTTGCGGTCCGGCCCGCAGCGCGCTGCACTTGCACTGGTAGCGCCGAGCCGTGCTCGGCGGCTTTTCGATCCGGCACCCCCACACCTGACACAGGCCGCGCTGCGCGCTCGCCGAGCGTGGCTCGGCGCCACCGTGCGAGGCCCGGCGGCAGCAACTCGTCAGAACGGCTTGGCCACCACCAGCCAGACAATC from Stenotrophomonas sp. 169 includes the following:
- a CDS encoding acetyl-CoA carboxylase carboxyltransferase subunit alpha produces the protein MNPNYLDFEQPIADLEAKIQELRSASAGPAVNVEAEVNTLRDKLRVRTAQIFRNLTTWQILQLARHPSRPYTADYIRLFCDEFQELAGDRAFADDKAIMGGLARIGGRSVMLIGHQKGRDTKEKIKRNFGMPKPEGYRKALRLMKMAERFGLPVLTLIDTAGAWPGIDAESRGQSEAIARNLLEMAELKVPVICTVIGEGGSGGALALGVGDRTIMLEYSVYSTITPEGCASILWKDAGKAKEAAEQLGMTAPRLKGLGLIDKVVREPTGGAHRNPNQMAKRLKAVLLNELDALQALPTDELLARRYTRLRSYGTYEAA
- the dnaE gene encoding DNA polymerase III subunit alpha; protein product: MSNSRFVHLHVHTEFSLADSTIRVPAKPEQADPKKAKQANLLSRSVELGLPALAVTDLNNLFALVKFYKAAEGVGIKPIAGADVMIAEEGQDPWRMTLLCRDREGYLSLSRLLTRAWMEGHRPEGGVAVHPEWLKAGCQNLFALTGRESLAGRLAAAGKHELAEQQLADWQRVFGDGLHLELTRTGRDGEEAFNQFALMAAGQRGLPVIASNDVRFLQPTDFNAHEARVCIASGRVLDDPKRPRDYSDQQYLKSAEEMCALFADIPDAIDNTRALAERCNIEMRLGTYFLPNYPVPDDETLDSWIRSESRKGLALRLEKNPVAAGMTAQDYSERLEFELDTIIKMGFPGYFLIVADFIQWGKNQGIPIGPGRGSGAGSLVAWALQITDLDPLPYNLLFERFLNPERVSMPDFDIDFCMDRRDEVIDYVARKYGRERVSQIITYGTMAAKAVVRDCGRVLGFPYGLVDGVAKLIPNILGISLKDAMGEGKDSEMASPELIQRYQSEDDVRDLIDLARQLEDLTRNAGKHAGGVVIAPEPLAEFCPLFAEHDENGIGRNPVTQFDKNDVEEIGLVKFDFLGLRTLTIIDWAVKAINKRHERAGIPPVDIAALPLDDAATYKDIFASGNTGAVFQFESSGMRRLLKDAKPDRFEDLIALVSLYRPGPMDLIPSFVDRKHGREDVEYPDPRTERILRDTYGIMVYQEQVMQMAQIVGGYSLGGADLLRRAMGKKVPAEMAKHREIFREGAAKDGVGEAKADAIFDLMEKFAGYGFNKSHAAAYALVSYQTAWLKRHYPAEFMAATLSSDMDNTEKVVGFLDEVRNLGLTVLPPKVNQSAYMFEAATPDTIQYGLGAIKGVGQGACEAVVDERLQKGAYTNLLDFCTRIGSAKLNRRTLEAMINCGALDELGRNRASLMLQLPEVIKATEQMARERASGQNSLFGGPDPSAPAIHLELQETDEWPLLQRLTGERDTLGFYLSGHPFDPHRDDVRDLVGTDLGAVEKIWSANSGGGGGEKRWRPEVQTVLAGQVVGVRRKGESQIFIQLEDGRGRVECSAFSDAMAEFGHLMTKDRILVVKGGLREDEFNGGFALRIRQCWDFDEVCANYATRLSLRVDLRRERPVWQRLNALLDRHRPGRTPLRLDLLLKDEEGSLAGMLDVGGDSAVRIDSKLIDALRADPAIRTLKVRYSPPWAS